atatatataaatagattttctcgtataaccgatcatatatatatatatataNNNNNNNNNNNNNNNNNNNNNNNNNNNNNNNNNNNNNNNNNNNNNNNNNNNNNNNNNNNNNNNNNNNNNNNNNNNNNNNNNNNNNNNNNNNNNNNNNNNNNNNNNNNNNNNNNNNNNNNNNNNNNNNNNNNNNNNNNNNNNNNNNNNNNNNNNNNNNNNNNNNNNNNNNNNNNNNNNNNNNNNNNNNNNNNNNNNNNNNNNNNNNNNNNNNNNNNNNNNNNNNNNNNNNNNNNNNNNNNNNNNNNNNNNNNNNNNNNNNNNNNNNACCCGCACCCGGGcatggctcgtgccacgtggtggcactttagcgccggttcgtgatgaaccggtagtaaaggggggggggggctttagtccacactctttagtgccggttgtggaaccggcactaaaggcccttacgaaccggcgctaaagcccggtccTGCAGTAGTGCTTGGTGGGCTCAATTACGTTATTTGGCTATAACTTGGTAACAATCTACCCCTTTTCTCGAGAAAAAGGAAGGTCGAGTTCATGGTTAGTAGGCAAAGAactcacgcacacgcacacgcgcacacacacacacgagtcGCCGGGGTTTTTCCTCAGACTGCTTTTAACTTGGTTCCTTCGTAACCATGACCTCGGCCTACCTAAAGAGGCCATTCACAAAATTCTCAAACGTGTAAATTGGAATATTGTATAATTAGAGTGCCAAATCCTCTTGAATCCTATAAGATAAAAAATAAAGATTATTGGATAGAAAAGTTCTGAAAGCATAGAAAGAAACAAATGAATTATAACAATGGTTTGAGTTGATGGTAATTTTGCTCCAAAACAGAGTGCAATTGAATCGGTAAATAATAATTCGTAAGGATTTCAATCATGTGAATCAAACGATCACTTTCTTTTAGAAAATTACTAAGAACTCAAATTCTCAAAAATCctaaaattcctttgaatcaaaggcaCTCTTAGAGGTTAAATTAGTATTTTGAAAGTGTAGTATTGCGACTCTGAACAACGTTGTAAGACAGATAAATTGCGAGGCAATATCAATTAATTATGCTACTACCTCTGTATACTATATAAGACGTTTTTACAGTTCAATGTAAactgcaaaaatgtcttacattagtttacagagggagtaccaaatCGTATCAAACGTTGTATGCAGTCTTAATATCAGCAAGTTAAATACTAGTGCCAAGCTTCTACTCAAGCTCATCCAAAATCTAGGCACAATTTCCTCAGCTTGCACTTCTTATCCCAATATCTAGACTCCAGCTCGCAACCACACGGATCAACCGCAAATTACGCACCAACTGCTCGACTTTGAATTCTTGTTTCTGTCAATGTGAAATGAGCAGATGTCACATAGCTTCAGTGGCAGCAAAAAAAGGTGGAGCAGGACGCGAAGTGCCCAGAAGCACAACGCACAACCACTAGCTAGCATGGGAAGTTTGACTGCTCTTGAACTTCACCAACAGGAAGTTCAACAGCAAAGTTAGCTTGGGCATCAGCATCTGCATTAAATTTCCTCAAAGCATGGTTGATTTGAAACTGAAGAAACTTCCGCTTGAGTTCCTTAGCTTTCTTGCACAAGTCTGCCATATTATCGTTCCTAACACGCCAGAGATCCTGGACCTGGTTACAGACGAGCTTAGAATCGCCTTGAGCACGGACATACTTGAATCCCTTGTTGGCAGCATATCTCAACCCCAGGAGCAATGCACGATATTCAGCAGCGTTACACGTCGCAACACCCAAACCCTCGCGTAGTTGAGCGATCACGGACCCGTCCGGTCGCCTTATTATCACGCCGGCGCCTGATTTCCCAGGGTTCCCTTTGCAAGCACCATCGAATTCAAGAATGCAGGACAGATGACTATCAGGTAATGGCTCCTGTTCAGCGGCTTTGGGATGCTGTCCTGTTTCCTTCTCCTGTGACCTTTTCGGAGTAGAAGAGGTTGCAGTTCCATCAGGTTGCTGGAAAGGGCAGGGAGCCAGACCATCAAACAACTCATCTCTTGCATCTGCTGCATTGATGGAATACAGAGCATTCTTGAGCCCGCGCTTTGCGAGATACTCCTCGGTTTCTTTGCGCAGAGAGCAGCCTTTGTACACGGTCACGGAAGGATCGCAGACCGAATTGCTGACTTGAGCTTGACAGTCGGCGAGGTTCTTGTAGATGCCGATGACGTGCCCCTTGCGGACGACATAGAACGGGTGGCCGCCGGCGGCAGAGTCCGTCGGCGCGCCCTTCTTTGCGGCAGATTTCTTGGTGGGGCGCTTGGATTTGGatgaggaggaagagaagaagcgCTCGGCAAGGCCAAGAGCAATGAGCGGCACGGGAGGCCGGAGGGGCAAGTGGCACAGGTTGTGGCTCCCGCTCAGGCTCGGAGTGCCGGCCACCGCGTGCCTCCACGCCGCTCTAGAGATCCCACAGAGGAAAGGAGAAGAAAAATAGCAACTCCTCATCGACATCCAGCAAAAGAGGGCGTCGTTCAGGACACAGACCGCGCGGAGGAGCGGGTCAAGCAGGTGGCGGCTTTGGCGAGCGGACATGCACAGGAGACAGGCCGCGCGGAGGAGCGGAGGCCGAGCGGGGACTACTGGGCGTGAGGGCATGCGGAGGTTGCGGGGAAGCAACagcggcggcggggcgtggtggagCGGCGCGCCGCCATCGGCCAGTTCGGACTGAGATAGGGTTAGAAGACaaggttttttttttgaggggtggtTAGAAAACAAGGGTGTATTTGGTCCAAAGCTCTCCTtagaatttttatttttttaggggaaAAGCACTCCTTAGATTGCACACAATATACCTGTAATTCAGGTCTGAGCCCAGACTCATCTGCATTAGCGAATACTAGTAAATTCAAAGAAATAGTAAAAATCAGaatactttaggtggatgcaaatTTTTATGGTGAATGAACATTCGAGTAGCTCTTATAAGAAAAATGAGTAACAAATTTTAGGTCTCAAAGAAACTTTGGAAAAGACTAGCATatatacccgtgcgttgcaacgggagtttttttttttgcgagaagcaTCGGGAAAGGTAACTGATGTGTCCATCAAAGCGGTCTCCGCAGCGGTGGGGCGACAGAGTGAGGAGTTGCGGTGTTCTCACAGTCATGTTTGACCCGCGAGATCCTGATAGTGCTGGGGTTGGTCGGTGTGGTGGCCACCACTCAATTCGTGTCTTTTTTTTCTCTGGGTCCGCCTCCGTGTCTATGTTATGGTTGTCTCCTCATTTTGTGGCTGCACGGTGACCTTTGGGGCATAGTTGCTTCCACCACTCTCTCCTATGATGGCATAACCGGATGGGTTACTAATTCAGTGAATGACATTTCATTGCCATAATCAGCGCATAACCCCTGCTTTACCAGGGTTTATTCTCTTTAATTATTTTAGCGCTTACTTGCctacatttttttaatcaaagccAAACCAGCATATCCTCTTTTATTGGCATGTGCCTACAATTTCTAGCCAACCAATATATTCCCTTTTATCATCAAATGGCATGTGGGATGCACAACAATTCGCGTCTGGGATAGGCTACTGGAAGTTACCAAAACAACGTTTGTTTCTAAGACATGAATAAAAATCTAAAACAACCGCTGAGTTGAAGGATTAGACTCATGACTTCAATATCTCAACCACGAGCTGATAGCCATTCGAACAAACAGCTCCTGCTAAAAAAATGGCAAACACGAATGTTTAAGAACATAATGCAGGGTACTATTCAAAacatttttcatttttctgatcTTTTTTGAGCTTTTCAACAAATAAAGTAATAATTATGAAATTCTGAATATTCATCTAAAAATGCGAGCATTTTTCGGCAATTTCattaagtttgaaaaaaataaacaaaacttgaaatggtttttttaatttcaaacattttttgaaaacatgaacctcTTTTGAAGAAAACAATTTTATTAGAATCTGTGAATAATTTGTGAAAATGGAAACATGTTTTAAACATTGAAAACAAATTTTTAAAACATTGTTTTTTAAATACAAAAATACTTTAAATTTTTGAACATTTAAATAAACATGAATATTATTGGAATTCATATCATTTTCTAAAATATAATTTATTTTTCAAATCTCATAAAATTTTGGAAAACTTAAGCATATTTtttaaaatgcgaacatttttagaGTTTTGATAAAAAATGGAatgagaagaaaaaaatgaaagttCAAACATATGTGAAACTGGGAAATAAAATCTGAAAGTCTACTTATTGTACAAACAAAAAATGGAATTCTGAAAAAAAAAGGAATTCTGAAAAAATGAAAATTAGAATttataaaaaactaaaaaataaaaataatcttggaaataaaaaataaaaataaggataaaaaaggaaaagaaaaatagaaacagaATAGAGAAAACAAAGGGCCGGCCCAATCTTTGTCGCCCCATGCGGTAAATTATGTTTTTCAGATGCATGGGTAGGAAACCAATGGGTTTGCTTTGCTGAGCCGTAGCGTGCGCGGCCCACGTACAAATTTCGGGACAAAACTGTTTTTCTTTTCTAACAGATGGACACaaaaaaaattagtaccaccttggatagaaCAAAAATCTTTTCGGTGGTGAAcagatgaaaaaattggagaaacgcaccttgctttattagtaaaaAAAAAAGGTATAGAAAAGCAATGTTCAGAGCTGATTTTTTCCAAGAGCTCCTTGAATGTTCATTCAGCACGAAATTTTGCACGCACCTAGTGTCATACCAAAATCAATGGCACTTTCAACGTCTTCTTGTGTCAGTGGTCCACCATAAACACTCATATGATGATGGTTATTCGGCCTCTTTCATGTAAATTATTTTAGCTTTTTTAATATTTACTCTTCACACCCAGGTGCAGATACACCGATGCACCAAGTTGTCTCTTTCAAGCACATTAGGAAAGTTGGTGGCATTTTTTTGGAACATTAGCATTTCTCATTCCAAATCACCTAATTCATTTGCATAGTGAGGAAGGCGGTGACGTAATTCTTTTTTTTGGAACACTCTCTCCTGACATGTTGATATTGCAAGATTTTATATTTTGATCACGCCCATTAAGATAGGTCAAGGACATTCAATGAAAACATGATGTGCGCCCACTTGCAAAATGGGTGCAACTCCAACATCTTTTGAGCCGGTGGTTGTGCCAGGATCAGAAGTTTGTGATGTCATTTCAAATCTGTGATGTCAAATACATGTATTCTCACCAATTTTATAAAAAATTACATGATTTCTACTTGTGTACAAAGGATTTGCCAAAAACATGTGTCGTCAATTGACCACACTCCTCTCAACGTGGCTTCGCCACTGTTTTGAGCCAAATCCTGGATCTTGCCCAGCCCCACCTTCTGGCAAACTAAAACATTGCACAAATTGAAATGCATAGTGCATAATAAGCTAATAATTGAGTTAAATACAAGGGTGAATCTAATTATTTCGTTGAAATGTCAACTGAGTCTCTATTTTTTGAAAATGCATATCCCAGTCTCAATACATCTTTAAGTGGTTCATCGCTGGTCCTATTCACCTCGGACTCGTGCTAATGGCTTGCATGGCACTTTGACCACCATCACATAATCTATATTTTGCAAAAAGACCCCTAGAAATCATTTATTCTAATTCACGACCCTGCTCTCCTTTTGCAAAATATTCACTATGTGGCGGTAGGACCTATGGTGATCTACTTAAAGAAGAATTAGGACTGAGATGTGCATTTTCAAAGACTATGGACTCGGTTGACATTTCGGCGAAACAATTAGGGGACTCTCGGTTGACATTTTGGTGAAACAATTAGTTGTGCCCTTGCCTAATAATTCCCAGGTTTTGCCTAGTTCGGAAAACAAAATATAGCTCTTTTGTGTGCATGTTCACATACCAAATTAAGAGTTGAATCTATTCATCATACACTATACACTTCCTGGGTTCTGCCTGCGGAAAACAAGATTCTACTGTGAATAGATCATCTGCCACAAGTTCTATTaatttgcactgttaatgcttcaAAACTAACCTGGAAACAATCATATATGGTCATTTGaaattttcttattcttcttctaacttcttagTTTGAATTATATATAACACATGGAACATGCAAAACAACATTTCCATCATTGTGCTTCCATATAAGGGATTAATCAACTACTTCCTTCGTTTCtaattataagatgttctaactttttttctAATCGAAAGTATATGAATGCATTTtactgtgtttgttcactcattttaatCCATATGTAGTCTATAATGAAATAC
This window of the Triticum aestivum cultivar Chinese Spring chromosome 5D, IWGSC CS RefSeq v2.1, whole genome shotgun sequence genome carries:
- the LOC123125410 gene encoding uncharacterized protein, whose translation is MPSRPVVPARPPLLRAACLLCMSARQSRHLLDPLLRAVCVLNDALFCWMSMRSCYFSSPFLCGISRAAWRHAVAGTPSLSGSHNLCHLPLRPPVPLIALGLAERFFSSSSSKSKRPTKKSAAKKGAPTDSAAGGHPFYVVRKGHVIGIYKNLADCQAQVSNSVCDPSVTVYKGCSLRKETEEYLAKRGLKNALYSINAADARDELFDGLAPCPFQQPDGTATSSTPKRSQEKETGQHPKAAEQEPLPDSHLSCILEFDGACKGNPGKSGAGVIIRRPDGSVIAQLREGLGVATCNAAEYRALLLGLRYAANKGFKYVRAQGDSKLVCNQVQDLWRVRNDNMADLCKKAKELKRKFLQFQINHALRKFNADADAQANFAVELPVGEVQEQSNFPC